The Rosa chinensis cultivar Old Blush chromosome 7, RchiOBHm-V2, whole genome shotgun sequence DNA segment TCACCCTTACCACCAACGCCCCTTTCTTTACTACCCGGACTCCTTTTCCTTCACTTTCAAGAATAACAAACCCAGTTTTCCCTCCAAAAAATACCAAGTTCATTGCTTGCAGCTCCAAAGATGAGCCCAAGCTCGACCCTTTGGACCAAATGGAGCTCAAGTTCGGTCGCATGATCGGTGAAGACCCAAAACTTACACTTgccaaggtcccatttttctcttctttttttttctctgtatATATGTATGCTTGAATTTGCTTAGTCTTATTTGTATGTAAATTTTGTTGTTGAGAATTTTGTTAATTTGGATTGTAGATATTGGGTAGGAAAGCAAACCCAGAAGCTAGTTATATGGAAATTGAGAAAAGCTTTTACAAGAACAAGGGTAAGATAGTTGAGATAAAGGAGGTGCCTTTTGGTGTGCCCAAGAATGCTCAGGCATCTAAATCCTCGGAGGGTGTGGATATGGTTAGACCTGTGCCAAAGAAAGTTCAGTCATCTCCCTTGGATGGTTTGAACTTGGTTAGGCCAGTGCCGAAAAAAGGAGTTAAGTTTGAGGTTGATGATAAGCCAACAAGGTCTGAGGTTAAGAAATTGAGTAGTCCTGTTGCACCCAAGGCTGGGGAGGGTAGTAAAGGTAGTGTTCCTAATGTTATTTTGAGAAAGCCGAGTTTGTTTAGTGAGGATGATGTTGAAGATATGCGGCCGAGGCTGAGGATTAAACCGAATTTGTCGTTGAAGATGAGGATTGAGCAACCCAAGGAGCAGTTTAGTGATATGACATTGTTGAGAAAGCCCGAGCCGGTGAGTGTTGATGAAAGTAGAGAAAAGGAACAAGAGCAATCATCTGGTAATGTAGATAGAAAGGCCATTGGTGATATGACATTGTTGAGAAAACCCGAGGCAGAGAGTGTTAATGGAAGTagtgaaaagaaacaaaagcaatCTAGCAGTGTAGATAGGAGTGTTATTGGTGACGCAGAAATGGAGATGTGGAGTGAAGAAGTCAATAATAAAGCTAGTGGTTTCACTCTATTGGAAAAGCCCAAAGCATTGAGTATCGAAAAAAAGATTGAAAGGGATGATGAGGAATCTGAGCAAGAAGAATCTAGTGTTATTGATGATACTGAAAATAATGGCTGCAAGGATTTGTCTGAAGTTGCTGCAACGAGCAAGCCAAGACGACCCAGTCTCGAAGAATCCAGGGATGGTTCACATACAAAGATTCCCTGTCAAACAGATGATTACCCTATAGGTACCACTCTATGTTACATTGTTGAATTCATTCAGCTAGAACTTTCAAATTGATACTGTGCTTGGAATTTTAAGGATTACAGCCACATAAGCAGAGCACTATGGTGTCCAGTAAGGAGGTTACTGCTGAGGATGAAATGTCTAGTAGAAGTTCACCTGTTTCTAATGTTGAATTTTCTGTAGATGCTGCTCTACAAGGAAAACCAAAACGGTACGCAGAGTCAGTCTTGAAATTTGTTTCTCCCCCCCACCGTTACGTTGTTGCTTTGGTTTGATTAACTGGTTATTTTCTTATAGGTTGGACAAGCCTGTGAGAGAAGCGTCTGTGAATGGAGAAACCATTGCTGTTGAGCTTGAGAATCCCATTTCTACATCTGCCAGTGTACTAACTCACATTTAAACTAGttatttctgcatttgaatCCTTTGCTGGTACGAAGCTTTATACTCTACAAAATTGTAGGGACATGAAGACGCCGATTGGATTGCAGCTGAAGAATTGGTTAAGACTGGAGATAGGGGAGATGTAGAACTTATAAGTGCTAGCACCAGAGGTTTTGTTGTAAGTAAACTTTAGATATAGTGATTTTTTATGTGATTTTTCCTTTGTTAGTTTTTAAGATCGTTCCATTTTACTTCTCTGAAATTTGATTTGACCCTTATTTCAGGTATCTTTTCGCTCATTAGTAGGATTTCTGCCATACCGTAATCTGGCTTTCAAGTGGAAATTCTTAGCTTTTGAGTCATGGTTAAGACGAAAGGGTTTAGATCCATCCTTGTACAGGCGAAATCTTGGAATTATTGGAAGCTATGATGTCACAAACAAGATTAATCCAAGCCTAGAAAATGATGATATAGTTATTAAAAATGAGGGAGAAGTTACACCGGATATGAAACTGGAAGAACTTCTTGGGATATATGACcaagaaaaaatcaaattctTGTCATCATTTGTTGGCCAGGTTTGCAGAAGTGATGGAAACTATATAATTGATTGTTTTAACTAGAGACTTGAACATCATTATATTATGTGCTTTTTAATGATTTTGAGAAACTTAACTTTGCAGAAAGTCAAAGTAAATGTGGTATTGGCCAACAAAAAATCTGGGAAACTTGTATTTTCAGTGAGGCcaaaagagaaggaagagtCAGTTGAGAGAAAAAGAAGTCTCATGGTGAGAAGCTACATCCAATTTGTGATGTTTCTTTGTTGTTCTTTGTCCTTTTCAGCATTTCAACTATTCTTTATATTACTACACTTTGTTGACAACTATTTCTGTTTCTAAATTAAGAGTTTTCTTTATGTTTAATATATACATGAGTGGAAAAAGATGGGACCTTTTGATAGTGTCTATTTGAATATGCAACAATAAGTTTTACTTTCCTAGTTGGAACTTCGAAATGAGATTGGTATTTAGTGTTCAATTAAAAATTTTTGTTGAGTATATAtacatgtttatatatatt contains these protein-coding regions:
- the LOC112179504 gene encoding uncharacterized protein LOC112179504, yielding MDGFSLTLTTNAPFFTTRTPFPSLSRITNPVFPPKNTKFIACSSKDEPKLDPLDQMELKFGRMIGEDPKLTLAKILGRKANPEASYMEIEKSFYKNKGKIVEIKEVPFGVPKNAQASKSSEGVDMVRPVPKKVQSSPLDGLNLVRPVPKKGVKFEVDDKPTRSEVKKLSSPVAPKAGEGSKGSVPNVILRKPSLFSEDDVEDMRPRLRIKPNLSLKMRIEQPKEQFSDMTLLRKPEPVSVDESREKEQEQSSGNVDRKAIGDMTLLRKPEAESVNGSSEKKQKQSSSVDRSVIGDAEMEMWSEEVNNKASGFTLLEKPKALSIEKKIERDDEESEQEESSVIDDTENNGCKDLSEVAATSKPRRPSLEESRDGSHTKIPCQTDDYPIGLQPHKQSTMVSSKEVTAEDEMSSRSSPVSNVEFSVDAALQGKPKRLDKPVREASVNGETIAVELENPISTSASGHEDADWIAAEELVKTGDRGDVELISASTRGFVVSFRSLVGFLPYRNLAFKWKFLAFESWLRRKGLDPSLYRRNLGIIGSYDVTNKINPSLENDDIVIKNEGEVTPDMKLEELLGIYDQEKIKFLSSFVGQKVKVNVVLANKKSGKLVFSVRPKEKEESVERKRSLMAKLQVGDVVKCCIKKITYFGVFVEVEGVPALIHQTEISWDATVDPSSYFKVGQIVEAKVYQLDFALERIFLSLKEIMPDPLMETLESVVGDNKTLDGRLKAAQADTEWDDVESLVKELEQTEGIQSVSKGRFFLSPGLAPTFQVYMASMFENQYKLLARSENKVQEVIVQTSLDKEEMKSVILRCTSRVG